Within the Micromonospora tarapacensis genome, the region CCGGTCACAACCACACCCTCGCGTCCGGGTCACCGGCCGCGACCAGCTCCCGCACGGGTACCGCCGCCGCCTTATCACTGACCGCCACCACCACCGGAGCGTCATGCAGCACCGCCGCCATGGAGAGCCCTTCCGCCGAGATCGAGAGTTGGAGCGGGCGGGGACGGCGGCGACGCGTACGGGGAAACGCCCCACCGGAGCCCAGCACCCGCCCCGGGCCATACGTCAAGGCTGACGGCAACCACAGTCAGCAACATGACCGCCAGCAAGTGGCCGATATTCGTTCAGGACAGAAAGGGGTTATCGATATGCACGGCACGTATACCGGCCAGTCGCGCAACGAGTTGAATAGGTAGGCTCAACAGACCACGACGGAGGAGCCGCCCAGCAATGGCGAGGACCCCGCGCACGGAAACGACCTGCCCTCGCTGCGGCGGACGGCTTGCCCGCGACAACACCACCGGCCGATGTGGACCATGTACGGCCGCCGAACGCGATCGGCTCGTCGTCCCACCGGCCCTGCCGACCAGCTTCTGGGACCATGAGCCGATTCAGCAGGCGCTGAGAGCCCGCCACTTGGGTTTGGTCATCCGGGCTTACCGATGCCATCCCTACCACGGCCGTCAGCCTCTGCCACAAGAGCCCGTGGCCCGCTGGTTCGGTATCTCGCAAGCGCAGCTCAGCAGAGTCGAGAGCGGGCCACCAATCGTCCACCTCGATCGTCTCGGTCGCTGGGCACAGCTTCTACAAATCCCTGCCCACCTGCTGTGGTTCAAGCTGCCCCTCGGAGGCGACTCCGGAGATGCCGCCGATCGCGTCGAGGCTGAGCGACCCAACGCCAAGGCGACAGGACGCCGGCCGTTCGCCACTGCCCAGCGGGCTCCCACTTGGAGGAGGGTGCACGGCCAACAGCCGCCGTCGCGGGACGCCCACCTACACTTCGTGCACTCGATCCGGATGACCGATCGCCGCGTCGGCGGTGGACACCTGTACGCCACCGTGACTGCCTATCTCTCCCAGGGGGTCGCCCTGCCGCAACTGGGTCGAGACACGACCGGCAACAAGCAGATGATCGCCGTTGTCGCCTCGCTCAACGAGATGGCCGGGTGGATGGCGCATGATGCTGGTGCCGCTGAACCGGCCCGCCGGCACCTCGGCGATGCCCTTTCTATGGCCGTCCAGAGCGGGGATCATCAGCTTGCCGCACAGGTGTGCGCGGGCCTCAGCCACCTCGCGGGACATCACGGCGACGCCGACCAGGCGGTCTCCTACGCCCGAACCGGCCTGGCGCGACTCAGGCAGGCTCCGCCGCACGGTCGACTCCGAGCGCGGCTCCTGGCGATGCAGGCACGAGGCTTCGCTATCGCCGGTCGACCACTCGAAGCAACAAGATCACTCGCCGACGCGGAGGCAACTCTGCACCGACCGACCACGACGGCATCCGAGTGGCTGAGTCCTTTCGACTCCACCTCATTTGCTATCGAGGCTGCCCGCTGTTTCCTACGAATCGGTGACCTGTCCGAGGCCAGGGCTCAGGCAAGGTAGCGGAATGCCCGGTGTGAGTGTCTTGGGCGGACACTCCTGATCATGGTGAGATGAGGCCGGGCGCGGTCTCTCGGTGATCATTCAGGTGTCGAGGCTGAGATGGATCAATCGAGGACCGCGCCCGTTGGGATCATCATCGCTGATCGGTGTGCTGGCTGTGCACGCGGATCAGGTCGCAGTGTCGTTGCCTGCTTCGTGCCGGGCGAGTCTGGTCGAGGCGTTGGCCGTGGTGCCGGACCGGCGTGATCGGCGGGGTGTGGTGCATCCGCTCGCCGGGGTCCTGGCCACCGCGGTCGCAGTGGTGCTGGCCGGAGCCCGTTCAGCTGCTGCGGTCGCGGAGTGGGCGGCCGACGCTCCGCAGCCGGTGCTGGCCGGGCTCGGCGTGTGGCGTGATCCGCTCACGGGACGGCATCGGGCGCCGGACGAGTCGACCTTCCGCAGGATTCTGGCCGGTGTCGACGCTGACGCCCTGGACGACACGGTCGGCCGGTGGATCATCGCGTCCCAGGCGGCGGCGGACAACCACCGGCGGGTGTACAGCGTGGACGGCAAGACGTTGCGCGGCAGCGGCCCGGCCGGCGGCCAGGTGCATCTGCTCGCCGTGCTGGACCAGCACACCGGCGCCGTCCTCGGCCAGGTCGATGTGGACGGCAAAACGAACGAGCTGACCCGGTTCCGGCCGCTGCTGGAGCCACTCGACCTTGCCGGGGTGATCGTCACCGCCGACGCGCTGCACACCCACCGCGAGCACGCCCACTGGCTGGCCGACGACAAGAAAGCCGCCTACGTCTTCACGGTAAAGAAGAATCAGCCGCGTCTGTATCGGCAGCTCAAGGCCATACCCTGGGCGAAAATCCCGGTTCAGGACGAGACCGGCAACCGCGGACACGGACGATACGACATCCGCCGCCTGCAAGTGGTCACCTGCACCGGCACGCTCGCCTTGGACTTCCCGCACGCCGTGCAAGCCTTACGGATCCGGCGCCGCCGGTTGAACCTCAGTACCGGCCGATGGTCCACCGTCACCGTCTACGCGATCACCAACCTGACCGTAGCCCAGGTCGGCCCCGCCGACCTGGCCGACGCGTT harbors:
- a CDS encoding ISAs1 family transposase — protein: MGSSSLIGVLAVHADQVAVSLPASCRASLVEALAVVPDRRDRRGVVHPLAGVLATAVAVVLAGARSAAAVAEWAADAPQPVLAGLGVWRDPLTGRHRAPDESTFRRILAGVDADALDDTVGRWIIASQAAADNHRRVYSVDGKTLRGSGPAGGQVHLLAVLDQHTGAVLGQVDVDGKTNELTRFRPLLEPLDLAGVIVTADALHTHREHAHWLADDKKAAYVFTVKKNQPRLYRQLKAIPWAKIPVQDETGNRGHGRYDIRRLQVVTCTGTLALDFPHAVQALRIRRRRLNLSTGRWSTVTVYAITNLTVAQVGPADLADALRGHWAIEILHHIRDTTYAEDASRIRTGNAPRVMATLRNTAISLLRLAGITTIAKALRRNSRNPYRPLQLLGIT